In Peromyscus leucopus breed LL Stock chromosome 9, UCI_PerLeu_2.1, whole genome shotgun sequence, the sequence GCAACATGTGTTCATTcatttctgcttcttgactggaTTCTATGTGACCGCTGCCTTGACCTCCCCATGCTGGTGGCTCTCCTTGATacgtgagccagaataaaccctgcTCTCTTAAGTGGCTCTTGTCAAAgcttatcatagcaacaggaaaataaagacaatgaCACAGAAGAACAAAGTCTGAGGAGAACAGATTTAATTATGGACCCTAGTTTGTGCAGCCAGAAAGAGCAAATTCAGAGGACCGCAGAGAGAACACCAATATGTCTCTCTCTGAGACCAACTcctctgctgggggatgtctttctgtattctgcgaatatatattgttcccactggttaataaacaAAGCTGCCTTGCCTAGAGGTGGGCAggaaaatccaaagagagagacaggaaagagaaaggcagagtccgGAGAGATGCCAACCACCACCAaaggagaagcaacatgccaacagaccggTAAGCCATGGAAGACgcggcaaaacatagatgaatagaaatgggttaatttaagatgtaagcactagctagcaagaggcctgccatagactgtgcaattggtaattaatattaagcctctgaatgattattttataagtggctgcaggccgggggtgggaggtggggaggggggcaggcggGACCCGAGAAACTTTTGACTACATCCCTCCTTCCCCTGAGCTCCACAGTGAGCCCCAGAGCACCCGGTGCTCTGCCTACTGACTCccttttctgctgctgctgaaggTGAAGAGGTTCTCCTAAGAGCAAACCCAAGGAGCTGGATGGGGTGATACACATCTGTGTTTCCAGCAcgcaagaggctgaggcagggggataaccaatttgaagccaacctgggctacatagtgagacccatgTCACCAAATAAAACCCCCCAAATGTGCAACTGTGGAGTAAACCTGTAGGGAGAAGAGGTTGAAGGGCCTGTGGGACAAAAGGGCTAGACCTAGCAGGTTCTTGGGAGCTAGCGTGTTGACTCTGATAAAGATCCAGACATTTGATAAAAAGCTGAGGAACTTGTTAGCCCTTTTCTCAGCAGAACAAGCTACCACAGACCAGCCAATACGAAGAATCTGATCTGGCCAGGTGGTTCACATTCTCTCAGGTCCCAGGTAGTGCTCTCAGAGCCAAGCTGCCAACTTTGAGGCTTCAGAGGCAGCATGCAGAGATTTCTAGCAGGGCTCTGACCTGATAGGCCCTGAGTCATAGGTGCAGGGTGTCGGCACAATCAGCTGGGAATTGATGAGGACTGTGGGAAGTCCTTGTGAGGGTTCTTTGTTCTCAGTCTGTCATTTCGGTGGGAAGTGCCCATGCACACGGCCCCCGGGGCTTGTGAGTGGGATGAGACATTGGTGAACCTTTGATCAAAGGTAAACACTTTGTTCTTCAGCAACAAGAtggttctttccttcccactTTGCTGGAAGCAAGACCAGTGGGCCAGAGCAGACATCAAAGAAGATCCAGGGACTTAGGGGTTTCTGGCCAGGAGGTTGGAACTAAGAGTTCTGAGGACACCAGAAAGCAGGCCAGACAGCAATGTATCTTTCCTCCTACCCAGCTAACCCACGTAGAACAGGGCTTCTTAAACCCAGGGGACGCTCCCTCCTTCCAGACTGGTCTTTATCCAGCAACCTTTTCAGCCTCATCCCACCTCTTGGCTGTAAGTGGCCTTAGGCAAGGCACACCTCTGCCTCCGACTCTCCTCCctgacttcagtttcttcctgAGAGCTGTCTGAGACCTGCCACTGTACTCTGTTCTCCGTTCCCTCTGTATTTACCATAGGGGGGGCCTGGAAACAGGGAGCATCCAGCAGCATCTCTCACCCGAGGACCAGCTGGACCTCTGATTCTGTGCTCCAGCCCAAGGACTGGGTGAGACCGAGACTCAACGGTGAACCACGGGAGAGAAGGGTGAGCTGTAGATGACTGGTCTGAGGGGTGGCCTTGAGCAGGTGTCCTCTCTGGAGTGTCAGGATTTGTAAGTGTCCCTGAGCAGTTCTTAGAGGATGAGGGAGGCCTATAGGGAAAGTTGGAGAAGACTGGCAGCTCTGGGAAGGGTGGACAGTCTCTTTAGGCTGAATGTGTCTCTAATTACCGTAACTTtgccagcagaaggcatggcaCGGGATGCGGTCTGGCTCCTTTTCCTCCAGCTCGTCTTACGGCCAACTCTGGCGATAGGCATCAACATGCAGATGGCCATCAAGAACTTCCGCACCTTACACATTGACTACCCCATGGTTAAATACCCGAAGGGTTTCCACGGGTACTGCAACGGCCTCATGGCCTATGTGAGGGGCAGGTTACAGGACTGGTTCTGTCCTAAGATCCACTATGTGGTGCACACCCCCTGGAAAGACATCCAGAAGTTCTGTGAACACAGTGAGAGCTTCTGCGAGAACTACAATGAATTTTGCACCCTCACTCAGGACTCCTTCCCCATTACCGTCTGCACCCTGGACTCTAAGCAGCCACCAACCAGCTGCAGCTACAACAGCACCCTGACCAACCAGAGGCTGTACTTGCTCTGCTCCAGCAAGCACAACGCTGAGCCAATAGGTATCATTGGCATCTACTAGGGACTTAGCTCGCAAACCAGTCCCACCTCGTTACAGGTCTCCACATGCCACCCCAAAGCCTGTCCCCATACTCGGACTCTGGCTGCATGTCTTCCTGACTTCTGAGGCAGAGCCTCGCCCCCCTTCAGGGTCTTTTCACCttctcaccacccccaccccgagcctccctcccccagtgacaGTAAAACCCACCCAAGAAGCGGATGGGTGTCCAGCTGGCAGAGCCTGTCTATCCACTGGGCCAGATCCCGACGTCTGGATGGAGGCCCAGGTCCCAACTCACACCATAGCAACAGGCACCCAGTTCCAGTATTTCTCCCTATCCCTGTTTTTAGTGTCCATCTCCCACACTTCCCTTATAATTCCTGCCACTCTTCAGCAAAAGGAACCTCCCTACGACCCTGAGACCCTTTTGGTCTCATATTCCCCGAGCCCCGTCTCCAGTCTGCACTTCTCTGTGATCTCCCCTTCTGTATACCCTAcccttcccccacttccctcACCATGGAGCCTAGGGCTGTTTTCCCCCATGCTCAGACCACTCGTAGTCTTGCTGCCTACCTTTCCCCAACCTCTGCCTTCCATCCTTCTCTCACCTTGGCCCATCAGTATCTCAAGttctcttttctgttcttcccAAGGTCCCTTagcccccctttcctccctcacctcTACCCAACATTTCCCAGACTCCAGGGTCTGTGCCACTCAGGTGGCAGATGATGAGGCCAGCCCAATTTCCAGTCCTGTAAAGTGGAAGAACCATGAGGGGAAGCTGGGCAAAAGGTTCGGGAACTCCTTTCTGTATTGACTTCTTGTGAGTCTGTAACCATTtccaaataaaaagtttaaaaaacgcATT encodes:
- the Rnase13 gene encoding probable inactive ribonuclease-like protein 13 translates to MARDAVWLLFLQLVLRPTLAIGINMQMAIKNFRTLHIDYPMVKYPKGFHGYCNGLMAYVRGRLQDWFCPKIHYVVHTPWKDIQKFCEHSESFCENYNEFCTLTQDSFPITVCTLDSKQPPTSCSYNSTLTNQRLYLLCSSKHNAEPIGIIGIY